Proteins encoded together in one Impatiens glandulifera chromosome 1, dImpGla2.1, whole genome shotgun sequence window:
- the LOC124922312 gene encoding REF/SRPP-like protein At1g67360, producing MESDRVMIEKKDHDHELKHLQFVTVIALNAFLCASNLYDCAKRNSGSFKTRVNIVENTVISILRPVYDKFKGVPYSLLLTLDLKVDEVVKRIEECVPRSAKQGLSKAQSIAVKTSKEAKMIAKEVEAGGLSAAIQHAASLYRQLLVIILVRSWYWTNKVTWCHVIAQMVLPCISQWTQTYNKTVYDLSSCYRYYGFFKYVPLVPVDEIAKSYKLIEVKKGPACVPCFENKIWLM from the exons ATGGAATCTGATAGG GTTATGATCGAGAAAAAGGATCATGATCATGAACTGAAACATCTACAATTCGTGACAGTGATTGCACTCAACGCTTTTCTATGCGCATCGAATCTCTACGACTGCGCAAAACGCAACTCCGGCTCCTTCAAAACCAGAGTCAACATCGTCGAGAACACAGTGATCTCCATCCTTCGTCCCGTTTATGATAAATTCAAAGGCGTACCTTACTCTCTCCTCCTTACGCTTGATCTCAAG GTAGATGAAGTAGTTAAGAGAATTGAAGAGTGTGTTCCACGATCAGCAAAGCAAGGTTTAAGCAAAGCGCAGTCTATAGCGGTAAAGACATCAAAGGAAGCGAAAATGATAGCAAAAGAAGTGGAAGCTGGAGGATTGAGTGCAGCAATTCAACATGCAGCTAGTTTATACAGGCAACTGTTAGTGATAATATTGGTGAGAAGTTGGTATTGGACTAATAAGGTAACATGGTGTCATGTGATAGCACAGATGGTTCTTCCTTGTATATCACAATGGACACAGACCTACAACAAGACTGTATATGATCTATCTTCTTGTTATCGCTATTATGGTTTCTTCAAGTATGTTCCTCTTGTCCCCGTTGATGAGATCGCAAAGAGTTATAAGTTGATCGAGGTTAAGAAAGGCCCTGCTTGTGTCCCCTGCTTTGAGAATAAGATATGGTTAATGTAG
- the LOC124922310 gene encoding meiosis-specific protein ASY1 — MVVAQKLKEAEITEQDSLLLTRNLLRIAIFNISYIRGLFPEKYFNDKSVPALEMKIKKLMPMDADSRRLIDWMEKGVYDALQKKYLKTLLFCICEAIEGPMIEEYAFSFCYSSSDSQEVSMNINRTGYKEGGTVKCKSMSEVTPSQMRSSACKMVRTLIQLMRTLDKMPEERTILMKLLYYDDVTPADYEPPFFRGCTEEEAHNAWTKNPLKMEVGNVNSKHFVLALRVKSVLDPCEDENDEIQDDDASLGANSGQRDDYSDSDSEVSHSPGKQYYVAPVDKHHDQGETGLIDEDDTQDPEEDEQQLSKIRNWINSHHRDTLEITDFLASFPEISTVLIEEIMEKLVREGIMFKNETDGFTIKKQQNSEYEFDVVKEEANENINAVFDKAQHEDHMYMKALYHALPMKYVTVTKLQSMLEDVNQYTIRKLIDKMAMDGFVETKGSRRLGKRVIQSDHTEKKLIEVKKALKVDLMDLDTNNSNMKMKSAEYQSAGSNLRDISTCGALRSIGSDVTRTKERSDLHQNGSTRSEQTISKGRERGNTPITRVEPVPSRESFVPGNENGRAKSKNINDGDAVICSWSNEVKRSRKASMVEDHILQSIKRPKAAL; from the exons ATG GTTGTAGCTCAGAAACTCAAGGAAGCTGAGATCACCGAGCAGGATTCACTTCTTCTG ACGAGAAATCTGCTGAGGATTGCTATATTTAATATTAGCTATATCAGAGGCCTTTTTCCTGAGAAATACTTCAATGACAAGTCCGTTCCTGCCTTAG AGATGAAGATTAAGAAGCTTATGCCCATGGATGCCGATTCTCGCAGACTTATTGACTGGATGGAGAAAG GGGTGTATGATGCACTGCAGAAGAAGTACCTAAAAACATTGCTTTTCTGTATTTGTGAAGCAATTGAAGGTCCCATGATTGAGGAATATGCAT TTTCTTTCTGTTACTCAAGTTCTGATAGCCAAGAGGTTTCAATGAATATCAACCGCACTGGATATAAGGAGGGAGGAACAGTCAAGTGCAAATCTATGAGTGAAGTTACTCCCAGTCAGATGAG GAGTTCTGCTTGTAAAATGGTTCGTACATTGATTCAATTGATGAGAACTCTGGATAAGATGCCAGAAGAG CGAACAATATTGATGAAACTACTGTACTATGATGATGTTACG CCTGCAGACTACGAACCTCCTTTCTTCAGAGGCTGTACAGAGGAGGAAGCTCATAATGCATGGACCAAAAATCCCTTAAAAATGGAGGTTGGAAATGTCAATAGCAAACATTTTGTTTTAGCTCTAAGG GTTAAGAGTGTGCTAGATCCTTGTGAggatgaaaatgatgaaattcaAGACGATGATGCCAGCCTTGGAGCCAATTCTGGGCAAAGAGACGATTATTCTGATTCTGATAGTGAG GTTAGCCATTCTCCAGGGAAGCAGTATTATGTTGCACCAGTAG ATAAGCATCACGATCAAGGAGAAACTGGCTTAATCGATGAGG ATGATACTCAAGATccagaagaagatgaacaacAGCTAAGCAAGATTAGGAACTGGATAAACTCTCACCACCGAGACACCTTGGAAATCACTGATTTTCTTGCCAGTTTCCCTGAGATTTCAACA GTCTTGATTGAAG AAATTATGGAGAAGCTCGTCAGGGAAGGTATTATGTTCAAAAATGAAACTGATGGTTTCACCATCAAGAAGCAACAG AACTCTGAGTATGAGTTTGATGTGGTGAAAGAGGAAGCCAATGAAAACATTAATGCAGTTTTTGACAAAGCTCAGCATGAAGACCACATGTACATGAAG GCTCTGTACCATGCTCTGCCAATGAAATATGTTACTGTTACAAAGCTTCAGAGCATGCTAGAAGATGTAAACCAGTATACTATACGCAAGCTGATTGACAAAATGGCCATGGATGGGTTTGTTGAAACCAAAGGTAGCAGAAGGCTAG GTAAGCGAGTCATCCAATCTGATCATACCGAGAAAAAGCTTATTGAAGTCAAGAAAGCCTTGAAAGTTGACCTCATG GATCTGGATACCAATAATTCAAACATGAAGATGAAGTCTGCTGAATACCAGAGTGCAGGAAGCAATCTGAGGGACATTTCTACCTGTGGTGCTTTACGCTCTATTGGATCCGATGTTACGCGTACAAAAGAGAGGTCTGATTTACATCAAAATGGATCTACCAGAAGCGAGCAGACTATTTCAAAGGGAAGGGAACGTGGAAACACACCCATAACCAGGGTTGAG CCTGTGCCATCGAGAGAGAGCTTTGTGCCAGGAAATGAAAATGGGAGAGCAAAGTCCAAGAACATTAATGATGGCGATGCAGTTATCTGTAGCTGGTCCAATGAGGTCAAAAGATCTAGGAAAGCAAGTATG GTTGAGGATCATATTCTTCAGTCCATTAAGCGCCCGAAAGCCGCACTTTGA
- the LOC124921922 gene encoding uncharacterized protein LOC124921922 has product MGTVKYIDSKHYHVPVGKAAIELVSGAPSGILANTILTKDSTYKLQFTIGDANNSCIGDFIVYAQAGPVIQNFSVQSSGKGFTERFSMQFGAFSSLTPISFSSFNQSRTSENFSCGPVIDNIVLDFIQASSQIRQPSLAVSSLVFSLLLFIFA; this is encoded by the coding sequence ATGGGTACGGTCAAGTACATAGATTCAAAACATTATCACGTTCCAGTAGGAAAAGCAGCTATTGAGTTGGTGTCTGGAGCTCCTTCAGGAATCCTGGCAAACACAATTCTGACAAAGGATTCAACATACAAGTTACAGTTCACAATTGGAGATGCTAATAACTCATGTATTGGAGATTTCATAGTGTATGCTCAAGCTGGACCTGTTATACAGAACTTTTCAGTGCAGAGTAGTGGCAAAGGATTCACAGAAAGATTTTCTATGCAGTTTGGGGCATTTTCAAGCCTGACTCCTATCAGTTTCTCAAGCTTTAATCAGAGCAGGACAAGTGAAAACTTCTCATGCGGACCTGTGATAGACAATATTGTCCTTGATTTCATCCAGGCATCGAGTCAAATTCGGCAGCCCAGTCTTGCAGTTTCGAGCCTGGTTTTCAGTTTGTTGTTATTCATATTTGCATAG
- the LOC124921874 gene encoding negative cofactor 2 complex subunit alpha-like, translating to MIFPPLFDKNPCLIFEARRQSQNPTMAGEGEEDIAPTNLKTSFPTGRVKRIMKLDNEINKINSEALFLITSSADLFLKFLAEKSGQVAIEKKRKTVNLEHLRTAVENHQPTNDFLLDSLPISSQPLERAPVDRNKTRHADLAPPPGTRRIDQFFKKSS from the coding sequence ATGATTTTCCCGCCATTATTTGATAAAAACCCCTGCTTGATTTTCGAAGCAAGACGACAATCACAAAATCCGACGATGGCCGGAGAAGGAGAGGAAGATATTGCTCCGACTAATCTGAAAACATCCTTTCCAACGGGTCGCGTCAAGAGAATCATGAAACTCGACAACGAGATTAACAAGATCAACTCGGAAGCCCTATTTCTGATCACGTCTTCCGCCGACCTTTTCCTCAAGTTCCTCGCCGAGAAATCTGGCCAAGTCGCAATCGAGAAGAAACGCAAGACAGTCAATCTGGAGCACCTGAGAACTGCAGTTGAGAATCACCAGCCGACCAACGATTTCCTCCTGGATTCCTTACCGATTTCCTCCCAACCCTTGGAACGCGCTCCAGTAGATCGTAATAAAACTCGTCATGCTGATCTCGCTCCCCCTCCTGGCACTCGTCGCATAGACCAATTCTTTAAAAAGAGTTCCTAA
- the LOC124925265 gene encoding uncharacterized protein LOC124925265 — MSQLLLRFAFMYPMITLISYAAIIQNPDFELAPTNITSNTTSPFLLTEQANTLPGWSFHGTVRYVTVANGHAIQLGQNGRINQTFKTTGNSMNYVITFTLAVDRVDCMANNNSFALNISTSESFKVFRFLGLYGNRTWESRAFQFTNMDIIHLQIQKVSIGSSNTSCDPIVDSFLIKGVGPEIFYDGMYILGLSANTFCLCL; from the exons ATGTCTCAATTGCTCCTCAGATTCGCTTTCATGTATCCTATGATAACACTAATATCATATGCAG CAATCATTCAAAATCCAGATTTCGAGTTAGCACCAACAAACATAACATCAAACACCACCTCGCCATTCCTACTCACCGAACAAGCCAACACTCTGCCCGGTTGGTCCTTCCATGGTACAGTTCGATACGTAACTGTTGCTAATGGACATGCTATTCAGTTGGGTCAGAACGGTAGAATCAACCAAACGTTCAAAACAACAGGAAACTCTATGAATTATGTGATTACATTCACATTAGCAGTTGATCGAGTGGATTGCATGGCTAACAACAACTCTTTTGCTCTCAACATTTCGACTTCTGAGAGTTTTAAAGTCTTTCGATTTCTAGGACTGTATGGGAATAGAACATGGGAAAGCCGTGCTTTCCAATTCACAAACATGGACATAATACATCTTCAGATTCAGAAAGTATCAATTGGAAGCAGCAATACTTCTTGTGACCCTATTGTGGACTCCTTTCTTATTAAAGGAGTCGGACCTGAAATATTCTACGACGGTATGTACATATTAGGCCTATCTGCCAATACTTTCTGTTTATGTTTATGA
- the LOC124922311 gene encoding F-box protein At1g67340-like, with translation MEMMMMMKNTCYYKEPSPPNKSRRRNHHHPATASRRRDFFQDLPDDLLLVILSKLSISATSPSHFINLSITCKRFHALSLQPMVLSKASTNILAVKPNNWSDSAHRFLKLCADSGNIEASYILGMIRFYCLQNRVSGASLMAKAAIHSHPSALYSLAIIHFNGSGGTKNNKDLRAGFSLCARAAFLGHVDALREIGHSLQDGYGVRQNISYARRFLLQANARDLNREEPPHPANRFLTEWFCSRGFQLCSQATCGRPETRRHEFRRCSVCEKVNYCSRACQALDWKIRHKKDCAPPMDQNGR, from the exons AtggagatgatgatgatgatgaaaaacACTTGCTACTACAAAGAACCATCACCACCCAATAAGAGCCGGAGGAGGAACCACCACCACCCCGCCACCGCAAGTCGCCGCCGTGACTTCTTCCAAGATTTACCCGATGatctcctcctcgtcatcctctcCAAGCTCTCCATCTCCGCCACATCCCCTTCCCATTTTATCAACCTTTCCATCAC atGCAAACGATTTCACGCCTTGTCCCTTCAACCCATGGTTCTATCCAAAGCTTCAACAAACATACTAGCCGTTAAACCCAACAACTGGTCCGACTCCGCTCACCGCTTCCTAAAACTATGCGCCGACTCCGGCAATATCGAAGCCTCTTACATTCTCGGCATG ATTCGATTCTACTGCCTGCAAAATCGAGTAAGCGGAGCCTCACTCATGGCCAAAGCTGCCATTCACTCCCACCCCTCCGCTCTCTACTCGCTTGCCATTATTCACTTCAACGGTAGCGGCGGCACCAAGAACAACAAAGACCTCCGAGCAGGCTTCTCTCTCTGCGCCAGAGCAGCCTTCCTTGGCCATGTCGACGCACTTCGAGAAATAGGCCACTCCCTTCAAGACGGCTATGGCGTTCGCCAAAACATCTCCTACGCCCGCCGTTTCCTTCTCCAAGCCAACGCCCGAGATCTAAACAGGGAAGAACCACCTCATCCTGCCAACCGCTTCCTTACCGAGTGGTTCTGCAGCCGAGGTTTCCAGCTATGCTCACAAGCGACATGTGGACGTCCCGAGACAAGGAGGCATGAGTTTCGCCGGTGCTCAGTTTGCGAGAAGGTTAATTACTGCTCACGGGCATGTCAAGCACTTGACTGGAAGATACGCCATAAGAAGGACTGTGCACCACCCATGGATCAAAATGGAAGATGA